In Carya illinoinensis cultivar Pawnee chromosome 6, C.illinoinensisPawnee_v1, whole genome shotgun sequence, a single genomic region encodes these proteins:
- the LOC122314033 gene encoding uncharacterized protein LOC122314033: MAWSATMIGALLGLGPQMYSNALRKLPYMRHPWEQVVGMGLRAIFVNQLVKWDAQLQEDLDKMLAKAKAANERRYFIHNT, from the coding sequence atggcgtGGAGCGCGACGATGATCGGAGCACTGCTGGGATTGGGCCCCCAGATGTACTCAAACGCACTCCGAAAACTCCCTTACATGCGCCATCCATGGGAGCAAGTGGTGGGTATGGGACTCAGGGCCATCTTCGTTAACCAGCTCGTCAAATGGGATGCTCAGCTCCAGGAGGACCTCGACAAGATGCTCGCCAAAGCCAAGGCCGCTAACGAGCGCCGCTACTTCATTCACAACACGTGA